A segment of the Triticum urartu cultivar G1812 chromosome 1, Tu2.1, whole genome shotgun sequence genome:
CATTGGTTGTCGAGATTGAATGGAACAAACATACAACCTTCTTTTTCTTCATGCCTAATACACACTTAACAAAGGATGAGATGAGATGATATGAAATTCCCCAGGTGACAGACAACAGGAGAGCTAACGATGTTCCATAATAATTTCATTATCAGATATAAGTAGATATCACATCACCTCAAAATTCAACCCAGCTAGTGCAATCACAGACAGATAATGCCAACAACATGATGTACAACCGTATAGAGAACAGCTCGCTTTATAACTCACTATATTATTATTCCAAACCAATGGAAAAAAGACATTACATCATTCAACGAATTGCAGTGGTATATGACGCAAGATACAACGAAATTGTCCATGCAAAAACATAGTGCCGACCATTTACATCAAGATCAAACCTACACGTATTTTTTAGTTTCAGGTACGAATTGATGTGTGCGGCACCGTAGGCAGTCCAAGTTCATCCTCCTGCAACAACAGGCAAAAACAAGGAGAGCAAATTAGTTCATAAATTATCTCAAGTATCTCACCCATCGATTAAATCATGTGACAAAATAACAAAAAAGGTTTATAGCTTCAAGAACTATGATTGCAGGGGCTTGACATGAGCCGTCAATTTCGTCCTCGGGATATCAGCACCATAATCAATGTGACTAGAAACTAGTATGTCTCCCTATTGACATACCTGCTGCCGGTTTGCCGGGATTGCTGCATGACCACTTGGTGCAGCAGGTAAGTTAAGCTCAGAATCAAGATCTGTCTCCTTGTCTGGTTGGAGGTACGATGGGACTGAATTTGATTCGAAGTCCATATCAGCTTCCAAAGCATCAAGCTCTGCATTTTTCAACATACAAAATGAGCGCAGCAAACAGAGAAATGTCTTGTTGGTAAATTGATAGTACAGGGCTTACGACAAAAATGCCAAGGTAATGTTTCAGGTAAAATCCTAGACCTAAGAACTAATGCAAACTGAGAAAAAGTATATTTTTGGTCCCCTCAAGTTTACAAGTATGCATCAGATCCCTTACCTTTTTCTGAATGACATTTAGTCCCTCATGTTTGAAAACCGGAGAAATCTCGTCCAAAACCAGAAATGAGAGGAAAACCGCTGATGTGTCAGATGTGTCACTGGTTTTCTCTCTctgttcccccccccccccccccccccccccccccctctcacCCAGTAGCAGCATTTTCACAAGCACCTTGTGTGCGTTCCCTGCACATCAATGGCGTTGTTGCTGAGCTCGA
Coding sequences within it:
- the LOC125534054 gene encoding vacuolar protein sorting-associated protein 60.1-like, with translation MMDLMDVSNEIQETLGRSYNVPDDIDEEELMGELDALEADMDFESNSVPSYLQPDKETDLDSELNLPAAPSGHAAIPANRQQEDELGLPTVPHTSIRT